Genomic segment of Catenibacterium mitsuokai:
TGAACTTTGGAGGCGTAATTGGTACATCACAGATTATCGAAGTTTTTGTAAGAAAACTTCTACCAATCCCTAAATCAATGAATATTGTAGGGATCATCAACTTCATGATTAATATTCCATTATTTATTATGGGATATAGAATCTTGAACAGAGAATTTTGTCTTAAAACAGGTATGAGTATTGTTGTACAGACTATTACATTATCTGTCTTACCTAACTTAACACATCCAGTAATGCCCGATATGTTATCTAACTGTATCTTTGGGGCTATTATGTGTGGCGTTGGTGTAGGACTTGCCCTAAAAGGTAGTGGTAGTACAGGTGGTATTGATATTGCCGGTGTATGCTTATCTAAGACTAAACCAGGATTCTCAGTAGGTAAGTTATCAACTATTGTGAATGCTGTTATTTTAACTTGCTGTGCATTTATCTTTGATTTACAGACTACACTTTATTCTATTATCTTTGTATTTGTATTGTATTTCATTAGTGACCGTATCCACTACCAGAATATCAATGTGATAGCATTAATCTTCACCAAAGAAAAAGATATGAAGAATGTGATTATGGAAAAGACTGGTAGAGGTGTGACTTACTGGATGGGTAAGGGTGCTTATACAGAAAATGATCAATATATTCTTTATTGTGCAATCAATAAATATGAAATGAAAACATTTAAGAAACTTGTTCATGATATTGATCCGCAGGCATTTGTGACTATTAGTGAGGATTCAGAAATCCTTGGTGGATTTGAAAAACGTCTATAGATAAATTAGATTGAATCAGGCTGCTAAATTGACCTTGACAACACATTTATTTATTGTCTATAATACTTGAGTAAAAGCTATGAACAGAAGAGTAATATCGATGGAACGCAGAGAGAATTCCTGGCTGGTGTAAAGGAATGGGAAAGTTGATATGAATAAAGACTGGGAGCTGTATTTTGGATCTAACGTGATAAAATAACGTGTTGCCGCGTTAAGGCTTAATGAGGTCTACTTATGTAGATGAATAAGGGTGGTACCACGGTTGACTCTCGTCCCTAGCGGATGAGAGTTTTTATATTCTAAAGAAGGAGAACAGACATGGAAGAAAGAAAGTTTACTGATCAGGAATTAGTAAGAAGACAGAAGTTACAGGAACTTAAAGATCTTGGAATTGATCCATTTGGACAGAGATTTGATGTGACTGCTTATACTTCAGACATTAGAAAGAACTATGGCGATAAGACTGCAGAAGAATTAGAAGAAAGCAAACCAGCTGTAAGTATTGCAGGTCGTATTGTTGCAAAGAGAAGAAAAGGTAAAGTATGCTTCATGAACCTTCTTGATAGAGATGGAAAAATCCAGTTATATATCAAGAAAGATACTGTTGGTGAAGATGTTTATGAATTAGTTAAGAAGAGTGATTTAGGTGATATCATTGGTATTGATGGTGAAGTATTCATGACTCATACTGGTGAATTAACTGTAAGAGTAGAAAAGTATACACACCTTACTAAGGCTTTAAGACCTTTACCAGAAAAGTTCCATGGTTTAACAGATACTGAAGAACGTTTCAGAAGAAGATATGTTGACTTAATCATGAATGATGAAGCACGTAAAGTAGCCTTCATGAGACCTAAGATTGTTCGTTCAATCCAGCATTATTTAGATGACAAAGGTTATACAGAAGTAGAAACACCAATCATGAACTCTATTCTTGGTGGTGCTGCAGCTAAGCCTTTCATCACTCATTTCAATGCATTAGATAAAGATTTCTACTTAAGAATCGCAACAGAATTAAACCTTAAGAGATTGATCGTAGGTGGTATGGATGCTGTTTATGAAATCGGTCGTTTATTCAGAAATGAAGGTATGGACAGAACTCATAACCCAGAATTCACTACTATCGAAGTATATAAAGCATTCTCTGACCTTGAAGGTATGATGGACTTAACAGAAGGTATCATCGCGAATGCCGCAATGACAGTCAATGGTACTTATGATGTAGAATACAAAGGTCATTCTATTTCATTAGCACCTGGATTCAAGAGAATCTCTATGGTTGATGCAATTAAAGAAAAGACTGGTGTTGACTTTGGTGAACAGAAGACTTTTGAAGAAGCTAAGAAACTTGCTGAAGAACATGGTATTGAAGTAGAACCACACTTTGCATATGGTCATATTGTCAATGCATTCTTTGAAAAGTATGTAGAAGAAACAATTGTAGAACCAACATTCGTATATGGTCATCCAATTGAAATCTCTCCACTCGCAAAGAAGAACTTACAGGATCCTCGTTTCACTCAGAGATTCGAATTATTCATCTGTGGTAACGAATATGCAAATGCATTCACAGAATTAAATGATCCAGATGATCAGTATGAAAGATTCGCAAATCAGTTAAAAGAAAAAGAATTAGGTAACGATGAAGCCAACGAAATGGATATGGACTATGTAGAAGCCCTTGAATACGGTCTTCCACCAACTGGTGGTATGGGTATGGGTATCGACAGATTAGTTATGTTATTAACTGGTCAGGAAACTATCCGTGAAGTTATCTTATTCCCACATATGAAGAATAAATAAGGACTATTAAGAGTATATGGATAATGAACCATATACTTTTTTTGTGATTAGCAATTTACACATTCTGCTTATATTGTTATTGATAATATCTTTTGCAGATATCCTTATTTGATAATGTTTTTTTTCACAGAAGATTATTGTTATATATGCGTTATCAGTTGTGTTAATTTATTATATTGGCATTTTTTTCATACAATTAAGCATATTAATCATGTGCATTGGCCTAAACAAAGAAAAGGGATCGTTATTTGCCTGCAAAGGGTATGACGTGGCTTATACAGACCATTTCAAAAGTAAAGAGGATATTAAGATAGACGATATGTTTCTTACTTTGGTAGATAGCCGAACAAATCTTACAAAGAGTATGGTGAAATACTCAGAGCAAATTTCGGTAATAGAATAAGAATGTATCGAACCCAAGTTACTTTTTCTATCAAGTATATTTTTCCTTGACGCTTGCGCATAATAGAACTTGGTACAAAAACTACAAAGAAATTGTATGAAGTTATTTAAGGAGATGTGCATGAATACGATTATGAATTATGAATCAATATTTGAACGATATGGAGGAATAATGCGTACTTGCGAACTTACAAGGAAAGGTATATCTTATCAGATACTTCAAAATCTAATAGAACAAGGAAGAGTAGAAAAAATCAAGTACGGTTATTATCAGTGGCAGGATGAAAAGGCTTTTACAGAAGTGTCAGTAATAAGAGGTCTCTTTCCTAAAGCGATTATCTGTGATATGTCAGCTGCGATGTATTATGGTTATACGGATCGTGTGCCAGAAGTCTGGCATATAGCTGTGGATAATAAGTCTGCAAGAAACAAATTCAAGCTGGAATTTCCTATCATAAAACCACATTTTATTGAAACATCCAGATTGAATATTGGTGTGAGTGAAGGAAACATAGATGGAATTACTGTAAAAATCTATGACAGAGAGCGTGTTGTATGTAATTGCCTGCGTCATGTTAATACGATGGATGGAGAGGTATTTAATACTGTAATCCAAAGGTATATTGGTGATGAAAAGAAAGATGCTGCGAAACTAATGATGTATGCCTCAAAGCTTGGTGTGGAAAAGAAAGCTAGAAGGGTGGTTGGAATATGGCTGTAAAAGAGATAAAAGATATTGGTACATCTGTGCTTACCAAGTTAAAGAAACAGGCGAAAGAAACAGGAATCAATTATCAGACTTGTTTACAGCTTTTTGCGCAGGAAGAGTTTCTTCGTCATGCAGCATCTGAAATCATGAGCCATCAGAAATTATCTGGTGAAGTTGAGATAGATACACAGTATAAAAGTATCAACCTAAAGGGGACACGCCCTCAAAATATACCCAGATATTCAAAGAAAAGAGGTAACCAGTCTGCATATAGAGGAATATCCCATCACAAGGTTGCCATTATATCTGCTACAGATGAAAATGATCATATGATGATGCAGGTATCAGGTCTTGGAAGTGAGTCATTCGATAAATATAAAGCGAATGAAGACTGCTTTGAAGATGTGAAAGAGTTCATATCAGATTCAAAGGCAAGCATACAGCAGTTTGCCAACTATCTTGAAGCTGTAAACAATAAGATAAAGACAACTCCTACAGAGAAGAGATATCTTACTGATGATGGCAAATCATTAGGAGCTGTCAATGAAATGATGACAGAAGTGAGTTTAATGATACAGACAACAAGAGGTGTTGGAACTAGATATATACAGGGTTATCTAGATTTTCTACTTCTAAAGAAGCAAGCTAACTATAAGTTCAAGAAAGAGAAAATGGCTTCTGAGATCCTTAGAATGATTATAGGTACCGAAGCTTTTAGTAATGAAATGGTAAGAGCTACACCTATGCCCATTTCACTTAAGGAAACGTATTACGAATATCGTTATGATATTTTTGCTGAATAAGATTACCCAAAACAACAATTTGCTTAAAAAGAGCGAAAATTAATGAATACTTTAATGGAATATTGAAATGAAATATTTAAAGTATTAAAATTAATATAAAGAAAGTGGGATGGGAATATGAAGAAAATTATTAGTTTATTTATTGTTCTATTTATGTGTTTGGGGGTAACTGGTTGTCATAAAGAATCAAAAGCAGAAAAAAATTTTAACACAGCTGTAGAAAAAGTTAAAAAAGAAAATAAGGAATTGGATAAAAAAATTAAAAAAGCCAATAAATTAGTAAAATCCAAAGATAAGTCTTTAGATGAAAATTTAAGACCAACTTTGGAAACGGTTATATCAGAAACCAAAGCATCTAAGTATAAAATAATTGATCTACCTGATAAAGAAAGTAAAATAGAAAAAGAAACTAAAAAAATGAATAATTATAATTTTGAAGAAGTAAAAGGAAAATTGCAAGAAGCTTATAATAATTTAGATACGAGTATAAAACAGTATAAATTAGTTAATCATCCTAATGAGACATATGTTATTCAATGTCTTCAAAATGTACCGAATGTTAAAGATATATCTGCTGTAACTGAGGATAATGATCCTAATGGACAGTTAAACAAAGCAGGAGGATATACTGCACAAGTTTGTTTTTCAAGTGATTTAATTGATCAATCTTCTATTGATGGAAATACTGTAATAGAAAAAGGAACTGATTGTGGCGGAAGTATTGAGGTATATAAAACAGAAGAAGAAGCTAATAAGAGAAATGATTATTTGGGTGCTTTTGATGGAGGTATTTTTGCTAGTGGGTCACATACAGTTTATGGAACTATAATTATAAGAACATCTGATAAACTTACAGCTTCTCAACAAAAGCAATTGGAAAACGATATCTTAAATTCTTTAACTACAATAAAATAATATAACATAAAATGTGACTGGTTGATGGTCACATTTTAATGCTATTATACAATATAATTTAAAAACATATCTAATGATAAGTTTAATAATGTATATATTAAAAGATAGTATATGTTATGTTTAAAAAATGTATAATTATACAAAAGCAGAATGATCTTAAATATAGGAGAACTTGAAATGGAAATAGATAGTGATGAACTAAGAAAAATAATGTACAGATTATTTTTAAATGATGAAGATGAGTGTGTAGAATTTAAAGAAGCAAAAAATACATTTGATTTTGACGAATTAGGTCAATATTTTCTGCTTTGAGTAATGAAGCAACATTGAAACGTAGACACTGGAATAAAACGAGTTTTTAATATGCAAAGAAATCGTTATTTTCCAATGCTAGATTATGAGTTGAGTGAAGAAAGAAGAGTTAAAGTAACTTTATATGGTAAAGTAATTGATGCAAATTATTCTAGACTTTTATCTAATAATCCTTCAATTTCTTTTGATGAGATTGTCTTATTAGATAGAATTCAAAAGAAATTACCAATATCTAAAGAAGAGTATAGAATTTTAAAGAAAAAAGAATTGGTTGAGGGTAGGTATCCAAATATAAATATATCTGCTGCAGGAGCTTCTGCAATTGATAAAAAAGCGGAGTATACAAATGCAAAAGGATTTTAAAAATCAATTTTATATGGATAAAATAATGCAGCATATTGAAACATTTAATGGTGCGTCAAGAAGTGAAATAGAGGATTTGATTTTTCAATATCTACCTAGAGATATGTCTATTGAAAAAATAAGGTAAATTTTTTTGAATACCCATAATCTGCAGAAACAGTCTTTTTAATCTTTGTTTGTTCTTTGTTTCTAATACTGTTTAAGAGGAACTTATTAAAGACGTGTTTATAGCATACCTGTGGTTTGTGGGTATTCAAATAAATTTTTATTAACTAAACTCCGAAAAGCAGATCGTATTAAAAACGTTGGATCAAGTAGAAAGTCAAAATGGGTTGCTAATAAGAAATAGTATCGAAAAGAAGTATGGTAGTAGAACGGTAGATAAAACGGTATTACGAAAAAAGTATGGTAATAATTATGGAACTAGCTGATAAATGGAGTGCAATTAATTTGGCCATACTTTTCATGGTTTCAAGTTATTACAAGAAATTAATCAAAAATATTGTTAAATAAAGCTTTAATATATTGTGTATATATGCTCAATATAGGTGTGATATAGAAGAAATGGATATGGACTATGTAGAAGCCCTTGAATATGGTCTTCCATCAACTGGTGGTATGGGTATTGATAGATTAGTTATGTTATTAACTGGTCAGGAAACTATCCGTGAAGTTATCTTATTCCCACATATGAAGAATAAATAAATCAAAGTATTAATAAAAGGCGCATCATCAGACACGAGATGCGTCTTTTATCTATGTGAAACAGGAGTTAATTGAGAATTTCCACTCAGTGAGTGGAAAGTTTAGATTCACTATCGTACGCATTTATTGGTTGATGAAAAGTAACACTTTATTAAACTTGAAGGTATGTTGAATGTTCTCTGAAATTGTTGCCTCAGTGAGGCGACAATTTATTACAGTACATCATATATTTTTTATATAACTGTCTTTTTAAAATGAGAAGGAATGAAAAAATGAAATATGATGGAATGAATAATGGAAATGTGATGGAATAATAATTAGAAATATGATGGAATAGAAAATCAAAATATGATGGAATGAAAATCAAAAATATAAATGAATAAAATTGTAAAATATGATGGAATTCACTATAATAAGTATGAGGTGAGCATACATGGAAAATTATAAAGCTAGAATAATTGATAAAAAGATAGATAAATATTTATCGGTATTTGGGGCAATTTGTATTGAAGGTCCAAAATGGTGTGGAAAAACTTGGACATCTTCTTATCACAGTAATAGTGAAATATATATAGGTGATCCTAGTGGTAATTTTCAAAATAGACAACTTGCTCAGATGAGCCCTTCTCTTGTGTTGGATGGAGAAACACCCAGACTAATAGATGAATGGCAGGAAGTTCCACCATTATGGGATGCTGTTAGATATAAGGTGGATCAAGTTCCTAAGAAGGGACAGTTTATTTTAACTGGTTCTGCAACACCTAACCATAAAGGAATATTACATAGTGGTGCAGGAAGAATTGCGAGAATAAGAATGAGAACAATGTCTTTATATGAATCTGGTGATTCTTCAGGTGATGTATCTTTAGGGGATTTATGTAATGGTAAACTGACTCCAAAGATGACAGGAGAAGTAGATTTAAAAAACGTTATAGAATTTATTATTAGAGGTGGATGGCCAGCAAGTTTAGGTCTTCCTATTGAAAGTGCTGCATTATTACCAAAGGAATATTTAGAAGCTGTATTAAATGATGATATTTATAGGGTGGATGGTGTTAAAAGAAATACCCATAAAATGAGATTATTATTACGTTCACTTGCAAGAAATGAAAGTACAACAGTATCAAATAAAACATTAAAAAATGATATAAAAGAAATTGATGATGAAGATATTGATACAGCAACAATTGCGGATTACTTAAATATCTTGGATAGACTATTTATTACAGATAATCAAAAACCATTTTCTACTAAAATACGCTCATCAGTAAGAATTAAACAATCTGAAAAAAGACATTTTTGTGATCCTTCTTTAGCGTGTGCAT
This window contains:
- the lysS gene encoding lysine--tRNA ligase, which codes for MEERKFTDQELVRRQKLQELKDLGIDPFGQRFDVTAYTSDIRKNYGDKTAEELEESKPAVSIAGRIVAKRRKGKVCFMNLLDRDGKIQLYIKKDTVGEDVYELVKKSDLGDIIGIDGEVFMTHTGELTVRVEKYTHLTKALRPLPEKFHGLTDTEERFRRRYVDLIMNDEARKVAFMRPKIVRSIQHYLDDKGYTEVETPIMNSILGGAAAKPFITHFNALDKDFYLRIATELNLKRLIVGGMDAVYEIGRLFRNEGMDRTHNPEFTTIEVYKAFSDLEGMMDLTEGIIANAAMTVNGTYDVEYKGHSISLAPGFKRISMVDAIKEKTGVDFGEQKTFEEAKKLAEEHGIEVEPHFAYGHIVNAFFEKYVEETIVEPTFVYGHPIEISPLAKKNLQDPRFTQRFELFICGNEYANAFTELNDPDDQYERFANQLKEKELGNDEANEMDMDYVEALEYGLPPTGGMGMGIDRLVMLLTGQETIREVILFPHMKNK
- a CDS encoding ATP-binding protein encodes the protein MENYKARIIDKKIDKYLSVFGAICIEGPKWCGKTWTSSYHSNSEIYIGDPSGNFQNRQLAQMSPSLVLDGETPRLIDEWQEVPPLWDAVRYKVDQVPKKGQFILTGSATPNHKGILHSGAGRIARIRMRTMSLYESGDSSGDVSLGDLCNGKLTPKMTGEVDLKNVIEFIIRGGWPASLGLPIESAALLPKEYLEAVLNDDIYRVDGVKRNTHKMRLLLRSLARNESTTVSNKTLKNDIKEIDDEDIDTATIADYLNILDRLFITDNQKPFSTKIRSSVRIKQSEKRHFCDPSLACALLNITPHMLLNDLETLGFLFESLCERDLKIYAESIDAHVYHYQDYKNREIDTIIELNDGRWCAIEIKLGANQIESAAENLKKIYEEMEKDPKSILPSAMIIVCGLSNAAYQREDGIYVVPLTALKD
- a CDS encoding YitT family protein; the encoded protein is MRENLEKYGEVIAGSILLSLGIWLFVTPNGLNFGGVIGTSQIIEVFVRKLLPIPKSMNIVGIINFMINIPLFIMGYRILNREFCLKTGMSIVVQTITLSVLPNLTHPVMPDMLSNCIFGAIMCGVGVGLALKGSGSTGGIDIAGVCLSKTKPGFSVGKLSTIVNAVILTCCAFIFDLQTTLYSIIFVFVLYFISDRIHYQNINVIALIFTKEKDMKNVIMEKTGRGVTYWMGKGAYTENDQYILYCAINKYEMKTFKKLVHDIDPQAFVTISEDSEILGGFEKRL
- a CDS encoding type IV toxin-antitoxin system AbiEi family antitoxin domain-containing protein, with protein sequence MNTIMNYESIFERYGGIMRTCELTRKGISYQILQNLIEQGRVEKIKYGYYQWQDEKAFTEVSVIRGLFPKAIICDMSAAMYYGYTDRVPEVWHIAVDNKSARNKFKLEFPIIKPHFIETSRLNIGVSEGNIDGITVKIYDRERVVCNCLRHVNTMDGEVFNTVIQRYIGDEKKDAAKLMMYASKLGVEKKARRVVGIWL